Proteins encoded by one window of Culicoides brevitarsis isolate CSIRO-B50_1 chromosome 2, AGI_CSIRO_Cbre_v1, whole genome shotgun sequence:
- the LOC134831879 gene encoding luciferin sulfotransferase-like, whose product MLEFEPVGPVKIDCFGANTHIYVSINRSNNNDELGEKREIPKKMVILEKYRKMAPRIKEMEVYDDDVWVVSFPKCGTTWTQEMVWLLNNNLNFVEAKKVNLLQRFPFLELSGVLSQIPDGSEDVIFNAPRPRHIKSHLNVDLLPDKIWSSQAKIIYVARNPKDAAISFFHHYRNLVGYPGTKEDFLDAYMEGKIIYAPFFDHLLGFWDIRKRENVLFLTYEDMKRDIMGALRKTSDFLGKSYTEEQLMQAADHLSLKNMRNNPACNNDELVREARKFNKMSSETEYKFIRKGETKAFEQEMSDEYKAKFDKWIAESLKGTDFPFKY is encoded by the exons ATGCTGGAGTTTGAACCTGTTGGTCCCGTCAAAATCGACTGTTTTGGCGCAAACACTCACATTTACGTGAGCATCAATCGCTCCAATAACAACGATGAATTAGGAGAAAAGCGAGAAATCCccaaaaaaatggtaattctcgaaaaatatcgaaaaatggCGCCACGAATTAAGGAAATGGAAGTTTATGACGACGACGTTTGGGTTGTATCGTTTCCAAAATGCGGCACGACATGGACTCAGGAGATGGTTTGGCTTTTGAACAACAATCTCAACTTTGTCGAGGCGAAAAAGGTCAACTTGCTACAGAGATTTCCGTTTTTaga aTTGAGCGGCGTTTTGTCTCAAATCCCGGATGGATCGGAAGACGTGATTTTTAACGCACCAAGACCGCGTCATATCAAAAGTCACTTGAACGTCGATTTATTACCCGACAAAATTTGGTCCAGTCAAGCCAAA attaTTTACGTGGCACGCAATCCAAAAGATGCAGCAATCtccttttttcatcattatcgGAATCTCGTGGGGTATCCGGGCACAAAAGAAGACTTTTTAGACGCCTATATGGAAGGAAAAATCATTTACGCGCCATTTTTCGACCATCTTCTCGGTTTTTGGGACATCCGAAAGCGAGAAAATGTTCTTTTTCTCACTTACGAAGACATGAAACGCGATATTATGGGAGCTCTGAGGAAAACAAGCGACTTTTTGGGCAAATCTTATACTGAGGAGCAATTAATGCAGGCAGCGGATCATTTATCACTCAAAAATATGAGAA acaATCCTGCATGCAATAACGACGAACTCGTACGAGAAGCgcgaaaattcaacaaaatgtcAAGCGAAACGGAATACAAGTTCATTCGCAAGGGAGAAACGAAGGCTTTTGAACAGGAAATGAGCGACGAGTACAAAGCCAAGTTCGATAAATGGATCGCTGAGTCACTCAAAGGCACGGATTTTCCGTTCAAGTATTAA